The Desulfovibrio piger DNA segment TCTCTACAGCCCCGCTTTCCTTATGGGTGAGCTTTTGTTCGAACTCGGCGGAAAAAGACTGCAAGGTGTCATAACGCTGTTTGAGATCTCCCACGAGATCGGCGGCCTGCGCCCATGAGGCAAGCGCCAGCAGGGATACGGCACCAAGCACCAGAGATTTGATCATGCGCATTGTTACCTCCTATTTGACCACGGCTCGCGGCTTGCTGCCGTCAGCAGGGCCAATGATACCGTCGGCCTCCAGCTGTTCCACCATATTGGCGGCCCTGTTGAAGCCGATCTTGAAGCGTCGCTGGATCAGGGAAATGGACACCCTGCCCTGTTCGGTCACAAAAGCCTGGACCTCCGCGTACAGGGGATCCGAAGCCACATCCCCTGCGCCGCTGCCGCCACCGCTGCCACCGGCCGCGCCGTCAGCGTTCCAGTCCGCAAAGCTGACCTTGTAGCTGGGCACGAGATGGTGCTTCCAGTAGCCGACGACGTTCTGCACTTCCTCATCGCTCAGGAAGGGACCGTGCAAACGCTGCAAGCGACCGCCGCTGGGCTTGAACAGCATGTCGCCGCGGCCCAGCAGGTGCTCGGCACCGGCCTGGTCCAGAATGGTGCGCGAATCATGCCGCGACGTGACCTGGAACGAGATGCGGCAGGGAAAGTTGGCCTTGATCAGGCCGGTCACCACATCCACGCTGGGACGCTGGGTGGCCAGGATCATGTGGATGCCCGCGGCACGGGCCAGCTGGGCCAGACGCACGATGCTGGTCTCCACCTCGCGGGCAGCCGTCATCATCAGGTCGGCCAGTTCGTCGATGACGATGACCAGATAGGGCAAGGGCTCCAGATCGGCCAGATCCGGCGGGAGCTGACCGTTGTAGCTGGCCAGGCGCTGATTGTAGGAAGCCACGTTGCGTACGCCCATGCGGGCCATGGCCTCATAGCGCTGGTCCATCTCATGCACGGCCCAGTCAAGAGCGTTCTTGGCCTCGCTCATCTCCGTCACCACCGGATGGATCAGATGCGGCTCATCGGCGTACATGGCCATTTCGATGCGCTTGGGGTCCACCAGGAGCAGACGCATCTCTTCAGGCTGCGTACGGTACAGCAGGCTGAGCAGGATACCATTGAGGCAGACGCTCTTGCCCGCACCGGTGGCACCGGCCACCAGCAGGTGCGGCATCCTGGTCAGGTCCGCCATGAAGGGACGACCGGCGATGTCCTTGCCCAGGATCATGGTCAGGGGCCCGCAACCCTTGCGGAAATCTTCCGACGAGGCCAGCTCTCTGAAATTGACGATCTCCCGGTCATCATTGGGGATCTCGATACCCACGGTATCCGATCCGGGAATCGGGGCCTGGATGCGCACGGCGATGGCCTTGAGGGCCAGGGCCAGATCGTCGCTGAGATTGGCGATGCGGTTGACGCGGATACCGGGAGCCGGGCGCACCTCGTACATGGTGACCACAGGCCCGGGCGTGATGCGGACGAGCTCGCTCTGGATATCGAAATCCTTCAGGCATTCCATCAGCGCCTTGCCGCGGGCTTCCAGATCCTCCCGGCGCACACGAGGGGCATCCTTGGAGGGCAGGCTCAGCAGATCGAGACTGGGCAAAGGAATGGGCGCGCGAGGACGCTTTTCCTGCGGGGCAGGCGCCGTCGGCCGGGGAACAGATGCTGCAGGAGCTGCAGGAGCGGCCTTGGGGGCTGCGGCGGCGTCCTGCTTTGCAGGAGCCGGTTCGGCAGAGGCGGACGCGGCAGCATCCTGCCCGCGGCTTTCCTGCGCCGAAGCCTCTTCCACGGCAATGTCACCGGCGGCGGAGTCATCCTCAGCAGCCGGGACGACGGAAGGCGTCTCTACGATGACCGGACGGGGAGCCGCCGGCGCAAAAAAGTCATCATCGTCATCAGGCCCGGAGACGGGCACGGCAACCGGCGCCTGCTCCCTGACGGGAGCGGCAGACGCAGCAGGCTGAGCGACCTCCTCGGGCTCCACAGGATAGATTTCCGGCATGGGGTCCTTGGCCGGACGGATATTGCCCAGCTTGTCGCGCAGGGCCCGCCAGAAATCGGATCCCTTGCCCGGCGTCTTCTGTTTCAGACCGGCGAGGATACGCTTATGGAAAGGCAGGGAGGCAAGCTCCTGACCGTGAGTGACGATCTCGGGCTTGTGCTCTTCTTCCTGTTTTTTCTGCAGGATGCGCTCGCGGATGCGGGCCACGCACAGCGCCCCTACGGAGACCCAGGAGAAGTTGAAGGTCAGCTGGACGCCGACCAGAAAAATGAAGAACCAGACCAGCCCCGAGCCCCCGGGGCTCAGATAATAGCTGGAATTGGAGTGCAGGGTGCCGCCGATCATCCCGCCACCGGCGATATCGCCAAGGGACAGATCCCATGCGGCCCCCACGACCAGCAGGCAGATGGTGAGCAAAAAAAGGCCGCACCAGCGCCACCAGCTGATGGTATACGCGGGGGAGACACAGGACGCGCCCAGGGCCCCGAAGACCAGAGGCCAGATATAGGCGCCTATGCCAAAAACATCATTGAGGAAGCCGGCAGTATAGGCACCAAAAAGTCCCGCCTGGTTGCTGACTTCAGCCTGCCTGCTGACCACATGGTTGAGGCTGGGGTCATTGGCGCTGAAAGTCACCACACTGAGCAGCATCAGCAGTGACCAGAAAAGCAGGAAAAGCCCAAAAAGTTCGCGGCTGAACTTGCGTGCGTCCGTATGTCTACCCTCGCGTATCTTGCAAAAAGGCCTATTCGCGGCCCAGGTATTCCTTGGTACGGGTATCGACCTTGATGCGGTCACCTTCGTTCACGAAGATGGGCACCTGCACCACGATACCGGTCTCCAGCTTGGCGGGCTTGGTCACGTTGCTCACGGTGTCGCCCTTGGCGCCGGGTTCGGTCTCCACCACTTCGAGCACCAGGCTCAGCGGGATGTCGATATCCAGGGGATTGCCCTTGTACAGCAGCACGCGGCATTCCTGACCGTCCTTGAGGAAGCCTTCCTTGCCGCTGGTGGTGGAGGTGGAGACCTGGAGCTGTTCGTAGGTGGTCATATCCATGAAGATCAGCTCGTCGTCCTGGCGATACAGGAACTGCATGTCGCGGGTCTCCATGTCGGGCTTGCCCACCTTTTCGCCGGAACGGAAGGTGATGTCCTGGATGCGTCCCGTCAGGATGTTGCGCAGCTTGGTGCGGACCATGGCACCGCCCTTGCCGGGCTTGAAGTGCTGGAAGTCAACAATTTCGTAGGGGATGCCTTCCACCTCGATCTTGAGGCCCTTGCGGAAATCAGTCGTCGAATACATTCTTCCTCCTGCTGCCGTGCACGTGGCCTTTTTCCGGCCATTTGCAAAAAAAACGCGCTACGGCTAGTATACGCTTAGTGAATTGCGGATTATTGTGAAAATACCCCTTACTGTCAAGCTGTGCCTGAGGTCCACACCATGCCGACGCTTACCCTAGAAAGCACCGTCTACACCCTCCAGCAACTCCTGGATGTCCCGGAAGCCCAGGTGGCCCTGGCCGGCCGTTCCAACGTGGGCAAGTCTTCGCTCATCAACGCTCTGGCCGTGCGTAAAAAGCTCGCCAAGGTCAGTGCCACACCGGGCAAGACGCGCTCCATCAATTTTTACCGGGTGCAGCCCCACAACTTTTTTCTGGTAGACCTGCCGGGCTACGGCTATGCCCGGGCCAGCCACAGTGAGCGCCGCAGCTGGGCGACCCTGCTGGAAAAATATCTTTCTACCTGCAAGAACCTGCGCGCCCTGGCCTTGCTGCTGGACAGCCGTCTGCCCCCCCAGAAACTGGATCTGGAGCTTGCCGGCTTCGCCCGTTCCTGCGGGCTTCCCCTGCTGCCCATCCTGACCAAGGCCGACAAGTGCAACCAGCGGGAACGTGCGGCACGCCAGGCGGAATGGGGCGAGATCGTCGGCGTCAAACCGGTCATCACCTCTTCCAGCAAGCGCATGGGCATGGATGCCCTGTGGCAGCGCCTTATCGAAGCTTCGGGCTGCGCGCCGGTCATCCTTGAGGAAGAGCCCGCCCAGCCCGTGACGGCATCGCTGGCCGAAGCTCTTGCCCGGACGACCGCGGGAACGGAAGAAAAGGCCTAGAGGCCTTTGAGGTCCAAAGCCTCCCTTTGGCGCGAAAAGGACGCTTTTCCCTCAGGTCCCATCCTCTCGTGAAAGGCCTCCGTCCCAAGCAGAGGCACTTTTCCTGAACGGGACGACACAGAGAGCCTTACTAAAAAGAGGCAGGAGAATGTTCATGCATCTTCCTGCCTCTTTTCTTTTTGCTCGTTACTTGCCCAGCGGAGCGGATTCCGTCCTGGGCGGCTCCAGATGGATGAGTATGCGCCCCAGCAGCGGCAGGCGTTCGCGCAGCTCTTTCTCCAGGCGGACCGTCAGCTGATGGGCTTCTTCCACACTCAGTTCATGCCGGACACAGCAGTGGAAGGAGATGCACAAGCCGTACACCGGCAAGGTGTAGGCATGGTAGCCGTGGGCACAGCACAGCAGGGGCTCGCGACCAACGGCCTGCTCTACTTCCTTCCAGGCCAGCTCTGCCACGGCTGTCTGGGCAGGAGCAGCTTCCTCCTGGACGTCTCCCCGCTCTTCAGGATCGATGTGGGTGACGATCCCGGCCTGCGGCAGGGCAGAATGCAACGCCTCTTCAAAAGCACGGACCCGTTTGTGGGCCTCGCAGAACGCTTCCTGTCCCGGCACTTCCACATGGACCTCCACAAGCGTCCCCGCCCCGCTGCGCAGGATCTGGACATCATGGACGGCCAGCCCCTGGATGGAGGCCACCCGCTGCACCACAGTAAAGGGATCTTCCTTCTGGCCGGAACGCACAGGTTCCACGTGGACCGTGACATCCGCGCCGGGCAAGATGGCATCCACAGCCAGTTCGGCATCATGGGCGATCTTGTGCCCTTCACTGACGCGTATGGCCGGGTCGACCCCCACGGTCAGATCCACAAAATAATGCGGACCGCTGGAACGCAAACGCACACGCTGCACGTCCTGGACGCCCGGCAGATGCTTCACTGCCTCACAGATGGCCTGCTGTTCTTCCGTAGAACCACTGTCCATGAGCATATTGATGGCTTCCCGGGCCATATGGAGGCTGGCCCGGAAAATGATCAGGGCCACCAGGAGGGCGGCAACGGTATCCGCCTGCACCAGGACCTTGTGTACCGGTTCAGGCAGCTGCAGCTTGGCGGCCAGCCAGACGGCCCCCACCCCCACGAGGACGACAGCAGAAGACAGGATGTCTGTCGAAAAATGCAGGGCGTCGGCTTCCAGTGCCTGGCTCCGTGTCTCCTTGGCGACTTTTTTCAGCACCCGCACCCGGTTCACGTCGATCACGATGGAAATACCCATCACGATGATGCCCCAGATGGAAGGGGCCACCGGCGTATCGCCCGAAAGCAGACGGCCTGCGCCTTCATAGACGACCCAGACGCAGATAACGAACAGCAGCACTGTCTCGCCCAGTGCCGACAGGTTCTCGACTTTGCCATGCCCATAAGGATGCCGGGCATCCGCAGGACGGGAAGAGAGCCGGACGGCATACAGGGTCATGGCCGCCGCCAGCAGGTCAAGCCCGCTGTGCAATGCCTCGGAAAGGATCCCCAGGCTGTTTGTATAGATACCCACAACCAGCTTGATGGCCGTAAGCAGGCAGGCCGCCAGCAGGGATACCAAAGCAGCCCTGTTCTTGGCCTGACTGTGTTCCTCGTTCATCGTCATTCCATCCTTGTCTTCATGCGGCAGAGCGTCCCCAAGCCAGACCGGAAGCCTCTGCAGCACAGTCATGCGCCGGTTCCCTTAGTACCGGTGCACATCCCGGAAAGCGGGAGTGGAAGTCATTTTCCCTGCAGAACAAAAAAGCCCCGAACGGGGCTTTTTTGTTCTTACAGCCAGGTGAACCAGTTTCGCCAGCTGCCCTGCCGCTTTTCGCGGGTCAGGCGGCCTTGCTCTTCCTTGTAGTAGTGGTACGCCGCCAGGGACTTTTCCTTGGCATGCGAGGCTACTTCAGGAACATCCGGGAAGTTCTCGCTCACATATTCATAGCGCCGCCAGGCAGGACCATACTTTTCCATATGCCAGAACACGTCGGCGATATAGAGTTCATGCTCGGCCATCAGGCGACGGCAGGTGTGCATCTTTTCCCCGGCATCCTTGGCATAGGGAGAGTCAGGATAGACCTGCTGCAGCCGTGCGAAGTATTCGTGGGCTTCCTGCAGGATCGTCGTTGCCCGGTCGATGGACCGGAACTGCTTCATGAGCGACATACCCGTCTGATAGATGACGTAGGGGGTCGCATCATGCCGCGGGTGCAGCGACTCGAAATCCTTGTATGTTTCCGCAGCCAGCACATATTCCTCATCGAGGTAATAGGCATCGGCCAGGGCCAGCTCCGCGTCGACCGTATAGGGGCTGAAGGGATAGGTATCCCGCAGCTTGTTGTACAGTTCGACCGCGCGCACATAGTTCTTTTCGCTCATGGCGTCATTGCCGGCTTCGAATATCTCCTGCGCTGTATCCTCGGCCGGAGGCAGGTAGATCATATCGATGATGCCGCAGCCAGACAGCGAAAAGATGGCCAAAGCCAGAGTCAGAGAGCGAAGATAGTTTTTAAACATGGAGCTGTTCCAGGAAGACGAAAGCTGCCTGCGCAGCAGTTGCACCGTCACCGGCGGCAGTTATGACCTGACGGCACAGTTTCGAACGCACGTCACCGGCGGCAAAAATGCCGGGGATGCTGGTCCGCATTTCCGTATCCGTCACAATGAAGCCCTGGGCATCACGTTCCAGCGCGGCGGGCAGGTACGCCGTTGCCGGCTCGAAACCGACATAGATGAACAGCCCTTCGACGGAGATCTGACGGATCTCGTCCGTCTTCAGATCCCTGACGCTCAGGGATGTCAGGGCGTTTTCTCCATGGAGGGCGGTCACGACGCTGCTGCGCACCAGCTCCACCTTGTCCGGCATGGATTCCAGCTTGTCCTGATAGATCTTCGCCCCGCGGAACTCGTCACGGCGATGGATCAGATAGACTTTGGAAGCCAGCTTGGCCAGATAAAGGGATTCTTCCAGCGCAGCATTGCCGCCGCCGACGACGGCGACCGGCGCATTGCGGAAGAAGTTGCCGTCGCACAGGGCGCAATACGAGACCCCACGACCCTGCAGACGCTTTTCATCAGCAAGCCCCAGCTCGCGATGATGGGCGCCGGAACACACGATGACCGTCCGGCAGCTGTGCTCCTTGCCACCGGCCTGCACGACAAAATTGCCAGCCTCGCCGCTGACGCTTTCCACAGCATCCCGGCTGTGCGTCACCGGCAAGCCTTCCA contains these protein-coding regions:
- a CDS encoding cation diffusion facilitator family transporter, which codes for MNEEHSQAKNRAALVSLLAACLLTAIKLVVGIYTNSLGILSEALHSGLDLLAAAMTLYAVRLSSRPADARHPYGHGKVENLSALGETVLLFVICVWVVYEGAGRLLSGDTPVAPSIWGIIVMGISIVIDVNRVRVLKKVAKETRSQALEADALHFSTDILSSAVVLVGVGAVWLAAKLQLPEPVHKVLVQADTVAALLVALIIFRASLHMAREAINMLMDSGSTEEQQAICEAVKHLPGVQDVQRVRLRSSGPHYFVDLTVGVDPAIRVSEGHKIAHDAELAVDAILPGADVTVHVEPVRSGQKEDPFTVVQRVASIQGLAVHDVQILRSGAGTLVEVHVEVPGQEAFCEAHKRVRAFEEALHSALPQAGIVTHIDPEERGDVQEEAAPAQTAVAELAWKEVEQAVGREPLLCCAHGYHAYTLPVYGLCISFHCCVRHELSVEEAHQLTVRLEKELRERLPLLGRILIHLEPPRTESAPLGK
- the yihA gene encoding ribosome biogenesis GTP-binding protein YihA/YsxC, whose amino-acid sequence is MPTLTLESTVYTLQQLLDVPEAQVALAGRSNVGKSSLINALAVRKKLAKVSATPGKTRSINFYRVQPHNFFLVDLPGYGYARASHSERRSWATLLEKYLSTCKNLRALALLLDSRLPPQKLDLELAGFARSCGLPLLPILTKADKCNQRERAARQAEWGEIVGVKPVITSSSKRMGMDALWQRLIEASGCAPVILEEEPAQPVTASLAEALARTTAGTEEKA
- the trxB gene encoding thioredoxin-disulfide reductase, whose protein sequence is MSSFDAAVIGSGPAGVTAALYLVRSGCSVILFEKMAAGGQILQTEALENYPGYPKGIKGYELADLFAAHLEGLPVTHSRDAVESVSGEAGNFVVQAGGKEHSCRTVIVCSGAHHRELGLADEKRLQGRGVSYCALCDGNFFRNAPVAVVGGGNAALEESLYLAKLASKVYLIHRRDEFRGAKIYQDKLESMPDKVELVRSSVVTALHGENALTSLSVRDLKTDEIRQISVEGLFIYVGFEPATAYLPAALERDAQGFIVTDTEMRTSIPGIFAAGDVRSKLCRQVITAAGDGATAAQAAFVFLEQLHV
- a CDS encoding DNA translocase FtsK; this encodes MTASRSIPVPRNTWAANRPFCKIREGRHTDARKFSRELFGLFLLFWSLLMLLSVVTFSANDPSLNHVVSRQAEVSNQAGLFGAYTAGFLNDVFGIGAYIWPLVFGALGASCVSPAYTISWWRWCGLFLLTICLLVVGAAWDLSLGDIAGGGMIGGTLHSNSSYYLSPGGSGLVWFFIFLVGVQLTFNFSWVSVGALCVARIRERILQKKQEEEHKPEIVTHGQELASLPFHKRILAGLKQKTPGKGSDFWRALRDKLGNIRPAKDPMPEIYPVEPEEVAQPAASAAPVREQAPVAVPVSGPDDDDDFFAPAAPRPVIVETPSVVPAAEDDSAAGDIAVEEASAQESRGQDAAASASAEPAPAKQDAAAAPKAAPAAPAASVPRPTAPAPQEKRPRAPIPLPSLDLLSLPSKDAPRVRREDLEARGKALMECLKDFDIQSELVRITPGPVVTMYEVRPAPGIRVNRIANLSDDLALALKAIAVRIQAPIPGSDTVGIEIPNDDREIVNFRELASSEDFRKGCGPLTMILGKDIAGRPFMADLTRMPHLLVAGATGAGKSVCLNGILLSLLYRTQPEEMRLLLVDPKRIEMAMYADEPHLIHPVVTEMSEAKNALDWAVHEMDQRYEAMARMGVRNVASYNQRLASYNGQLPPDLADLEPLPYLVIVIDELADLMMTAAREVETSIVRLAQLARAAGIHMILATQRPSVDVVTGLIKANFPCRISFQVTSRHDSRTILDQAGAEHLLGRGDMLFKPSGGRLQRLHGPFLSDEEVQNVVGYWKHHLVPSYKVSFADWNADGAAGGSGGGSGAGDVASDPLYAEVQAFVTEQGRVSISLIQRRFKIGFNRAANMVEQLEADGIIGPADGSKPRAVVK
- the efp gene encoding elongation factor P, which encodes MYSTTDFRKGLKIEVEGIPYEIVDFQHFKPGKGGAMVRTKLRNILTGRIQDITFRSGEKVGKPDMETRDMQFLYRQDDELIFMDMTTYEQLQVSTSTTSGKEGFLKDGQECRVLLYKGNPLDIDIPLSLVLEVVETEPGAKGDTVSNVTKPAKLETGIVVQVPIFVNEGDRIKVDTRTKEYLGRE
- a CDS encoding outer membrane protein assembly factor BamD; this translates as MFKNYLRSLTLALAIFSLSGCGIIDMIYLPPAEDTAQEIFEAGNDAMSEKNYVRAVELYNKLRDTYPFSPYTVDAELALADAYYLDEEYVLAAETYKDFESLHPRHDATPYVIYQTGMSLMKQFRSIDRATTILQEAHEYFARLQQVYPDSPYAKDAGEKMHTCRRLMAEHELYIADVFWHMEKYGPAWRRYEYVSENFPDVPEVASHAKEKSLAAYHYYKEEQGRLTREKRQGSWRNWFTWL